TGATTGGTCTGTGTGTCTGTGGGGGCGTGGCTCTGCTTCACTCTGATCTGACTGGATTCACATTGATTGAGAATCTGCTTCGTTTGAGCTTCTTTCAGTTCCTCGTTCCTCTCTTTCATCGTTTCATTCTCTGAGAACACAGGCCTGACCCACAATCCACTGCAGTCACTGAGCGCTGCCACCAAACACAGAGCAGACGAGTTCACCAGCGTGAGAAATTAAATGCTGTCAAATTCAACATATGGGGACAACTGCAAatgtaaatttcattttaaatacagataattaattattaaacacatttttttattcttcttgttCAATCTTAAGTTACACAAAGATTAAATATGAAGTGGTGTTTTTTGGATTTAGTGCTAAGATGGATTGTTTTGATCCTGACTTCACTTGACTGATAACAGCACTATATAGTATTACTACTCTGCATTTATGAATTATATGTAAGAATTTGACATAAAAGATGATGCAcacattaatgaaataaaaaaaactgcccttgtaaaggtgtgtgtgtctgtgtgagtgtgtgcgtgtgtgtgtgagtgagtgtcagagtgtgtgtgtgtgagtgagtgagtgtcagagtgtgtgtgtgtgcgcgaatgagtgagtgtgtgtcagggtgtatgtgtatgtgtgtgtgagtgtcagggtgtgtgtgtgtgtgagtgagtgtttgtgtgcgtgagtgtgcgagtgagtgtgtgtcagggtgtgtgtgtgtgtgtgtcagggggcgtgtgtgtgtgtgtgtgcgagtgtgtgtgtgcgactgagtgtgtgtgtgcgactgagtgagtgtgtgtgcgagtgagtgtgtgtcagggtgtgtgtgtgagtgagtgtcagagtgtttgtgtgtttatgtgtgtgtgtgtgtgcgcgagtgagtgtgtgtcagggtgtgtgtgtgtgtgtgagtgagtgtcagagtgtttgtgtgtttatgtgtgtgtgtgtgtgtgtgtgcacgcgagtgagtgagtgtgtgtgtgtgagtgtgcgagtgagtgtgtgtcagggggtgtgtgtgtgtgtgtgtgtgtgcgagtgtgtgcgagtgagtgtgtgtgtgtgagtgtgtgtcagggtgtgtgtgtgtgtgtgtgtgtgtgtgagtgtgcgagtgagtgtgtgtcagggtgtgtgtgtgtgtgtgtgtgtgtgcgcgagtgagtgagtgtcagggtgtgtgtgtgtgtgtatgcgagtgagtgagtgtcagggtgtgtgtgtgtgtgtgtgagtgtgcgagtgagtgtgtatgtgtgtgtgtgtgagtgtgtgtcagggtgtgtgtgtgtgtgtgtgtgtgtgtgtgcgagtgagtgagtgtcagggtgtgtgtgtgtgtgtgtgtgtgtgagtgtgcgagtgagtgtgtgtcagggtgtgtgtgtgtgtgtgtgtgtgtgtgtgtgcgagtgagtgagtgtcagggtgtgtgtgtgtgtgtatgcgagtgagtgagtgtcagggtgtgtgtgtgtgtgtgtgtgtgtgagtgcgagtgagtgtgtgtcagggtgtgtgtgtgtgtgtgtgtgcgagtgagtgagtgtcagggtgtgtgtgtgtgtgtttgcgcgagtgagtgagtgtcaaggtgtgtgtgtatatgcgagtgagtgtgtgtcagggtgtgtgtgtgtgtgtgtgtgtgtgagtgtgcgagtgagtgtgtgtcagggtgtgtgtgtgtgtgtgtgtgtgtgtgtgtgtgcgagtgagtgagtgtcagggtgtgtgtgtgtgtgtttgcgcgagtgagtgtgtgtcagggtgtgtgtgcgcgagtgagtgagtgtcaaggtgtgtgtgtgtgcgcgagtgagtgagtgtcaaggtgtgtgtgtgtgtgtgtgtgcgagtgagtgagtgtcagggtgtgtgtgtgtgtgtgtgtgtgtgtgcgagtgagtgagtgtcagggtgtgtgtgtgtgtgtgtgtgtgtgtgtgtgtaccggtcATATCCGTGTGCTCCAGCACTGGCTCCAGTGGACAGAATGAAGTGCTGCAGTTCAACAGTTCAGACTCTGAGTGTGAGCTCGTCTCTCTCTCCTCCGGTCTCATCCCTCGCTCTCTCGTCTCTCTCTCCTCCGGTCTCATCCCTCGCTCTCTCGTCTCTCTCTCCTCCGGTCTCATCCCTCGCTCTCTCGTCTCTCTCTCCTCCGGTCTCATCCCTCGCTCTCTCGTCTCTCTCTCCTCCGGTCTCATCCCTCGCTCTCTCGTCTCTCTCTCCTCCGGTCTCATCCCTATCTCTCTCGTCTCTCTCCCCTCCGGTCTCATCCctcgctcctctctctctctggacaGATGCAGGACCACGGCCTGCGGAGCTGCTTGATCAAACAGGGTCAGTGTGATGTTGATCAGGCTGCTGAGTGTGTCATGTCACAGTATAAATGttcaaaatatgcatatattaaCATACAGACCTGACTGTGAAAAATATTACGAACGTCTTTTTGTTATTTATGGCTCTGACAACATCTTTCACATATTGATTAATCACATAGATTTGAACATTATTGTGACATAACTAAATAAACCTCCCAAAACAGACTAATATCTGACCATACGAGACAGAGCCTGCTCACCTGACGCTTGTGTGTCACTCTTAGGAGGAGAAGAGGATGTTTTAGATGCTTCCCACTGAGGGACGGGTGATAAAAAACTctccatctacacacacacacacacacacatcagtgtccTATATGCACTATAATGACTGGCTGAGATATGAGGATTATTATCTAATGACAGCTGTACCTGCTCCTGATTGGTCAACAGTCGTAAAGCCTCCGCCCAATGGGAACGCATCATTCCCTGAAGGCGGGACACAAGCTCCTCCCTCTGCATTTCCAGCTTCCTTTTAGATGCTGCCATGGAAACCAACTCCTCCTGCATCTCTGacagtctacacacacacacacacacgagatcaTACACATGGTCATGATCtaacatgaaacacacacacacacacactcggagcagtacTTGTGCTGGTAGCTGTGTGTGAGATGCTGCAGTTTGTGGTCTTTCTCCTGTAACTGTGTCCTGAACTGATCCAGCTGAGCCGCCAGCTCCCGCTCGTGCCGCGCACTCAGATCCAGCAGCTGcttcctgccacacacacacacacacacacactctcgttaCCGTCTTCGCTCTGAGCTCATGATGTCGTCTCTCTCAGGGTGTGTGTACCTGTGTTGTTGTCGtaggtgtgtgttgtgtgtcgtGTGCTCCTCCTGTACCGCCGTCAGTCTCTCATTGATCTGCTGCTCTAACGACAGACGAAACTCCGCCTCCATCTGAGACTTCTGCGCCTCGAACCGCGTCtgcaacaaacacacaacacCAACAACTACAATAACATCTAGAACCATGACACTAACTAAGATGGTAACAGAAAGAGTATTTGTTAAAAGTTACTATAACTGTAACTATAAGTGTAAATATAACAATAACTTTAACAGCCACACACTCTGATAACTGTACAGATAACCTTAATATTCACTAAAGTGTAAATGTAACCATAactgaaaatgttacatttatggtAACTTTAATTGTAACAATAACTGTAAATTTACCAGTAACTGTCATGGTGACTGTAACAATAACTGTAACGGTTACCATAAGAactattactataataataagTCTAGGTATAATTATGACAATAACGACATCAccatccacaacacacacaataaCGTTCTGTTTATTATAGATTTGTCGTCTGtgattgtgattggctgttgatGATTTATCGTTTAtcattctatgtgtgtgtgtgtgtgtgtgtgtgcgtgcgtgcgtgcgtgtgtgtgtgagtgagtgtgtgtgtgtgtgagagtgtgagtgtgtgtgtgtgtgtgagagtgtgtgtgtgtatgtgtgtgagagtgtgtgtttgagtgtgagagtgtgtgtgtgtgtgtgtgtgtgtgtgtgtgagtgtgtgtatgtgtgtgagagtgtgtgtttgagtgtgtgtgtgagtatgtgtgtgagagtgtgtgtttgagtgtgtgtgtgtgtgtgtgtgtgaatgtgtgtgagagtgtgtgtgtgagagtgtgtgtgtatgtgtgtgtgtgtatgtgtgtgagagtgtgtgtgtgagagtgtgtgtgtgtgtgtgtgtgtgtgtgtgtgtgtgtgagagtgtgtgtttgagtgtgtgtgtgtgagtgtgtgtgtgtgagtgtgtgtgtgagtgtgtgtgtgagtgtgtgtgtgtgaatatgtgtgagagtgtgtgtgagtgtgtgtttgagtgtgtgtgtgtgtgtgagagtgagtgagtgagtgagtgagtgagtgtgagtgtttgtgtgtgtgtaagagtgtgtgtaagagtgtgtgtgtgtgcttgtgtgtgcgtgcgtgtgtgagacCTGGTCCAGCGCCCGGTCCACTCtcagcgtgtctctctctctcctgatcTGCTCCAGCTCTTCCTGTATCTGTCGTGTCCTGCTCTCGGTCTCTTCACGCgcagacacttcctgtttcagcTGCTCCTGTAACAGCAGCACAGGTGCGGTCAGCTGCGGGTCTGAGGGTCACGTGACTGAGGGTGTGTGTGCCGTGCGTCtcaccgtgtgtgtgtgcagctgctgCGTGGCGTGTGTGAGCTGCTGCtggagctgctgtgtgtgtgtgtgtgtgtggtgtgtctcCGTCTGGAGCTGGTGCAGCTGTTCTCGGAGTCTGTCTGCATCTCTGCGCAGCTTCTGCTCCTCCTGCTGGAGCTCCTCCACACGCAGACGCAGCTCACACGCCTCCTGCTCCtgaacaccaccaccaccatcatcatcatcatcatcatcatcatcatcatcaccatcatcatcatcatcatcatcatcatcttcatcatcaccaccttcatcaccaccaccaccatcatcatcatcatcatcatcatcatcttcatcatcatctccatcatcatcttcatcatcatcatcatcatcagaaccATGCatgtgggagggggggggggggtttgacagtgtgtgtgtgtgtgtgtgtgtgagtgagtgagtgagtgagtgtgtgtgtgggtgtgtgtgtgtttgtgagtgtgtgtgtgtgtgtgtgagtgtgtgtgagtgtgtgagagtgtgtgtgtgtgtgagagtgtgtgtgtgtgtgagtgtgtgagagtgtgtgtgtgtgtgtgtgagagtgtgtgtgtgtgtgtgagagtgtgtgtgtgtgtgtgagtgtgtgtgtgtgtgtgtgttaccaggTGTTTGTTGGTCTTCTGTAGCTCCTGCTtgtgtttctgctgctgctgtagagTTTCTTCTACCTGAGAGAGTTTCTGCTCGACACGAGACAGagcctgtgacacacacacacacacacttaacccCTTGTGCTGTGCTGAAAAGCCTTTACTTTACTTAGTTTGTGTAGTGTGTACCTGTTGGTGTGTGTTGTGTGCTCTCTCTGCGGTCTCCTTCTCCTCGAGCAGGCGTTTCTTTTCCTCGTTTTGCTCCTGATCATGTTTCTTCCAGCCCTCGACCACCTTCACCAGCGTctggcacacacacgcacacacacacacacacactcagatcatTGTAATTCCACAGTTTGTATTTATCAGGACAGTATATCTGCTGCACTTTAATTCATGTGGATTAACAACAGTAGTGTGCAGACATGATCTGAATGACTTGATGTAAAATCATCAATCTCGGAGTAAAACCTCTGAATGAAACATGATTCACATGtaaacattcatatattacaCTGTAGAGTACTGGATATCAATCCATCTTCAAACCTCATAAACTGGTATTACACTGACTGGACTCtcggtggcgctgtagagttgttTTCACTTTGATTCTTAACTttagcattcattttttttactaaaaaatacagtgtgtgtgtgtgtgtgcaccttgtCCAGTTGCTCGATCATGATGTCTTTCTTGCGGTCAGCAGACACAGCGAGTGTTAACTGCTGCTGAAGCTGAAGCGCTTTACTGTGGAGAGACGCCACCTGCTGCTCACacacctcaaacacacacacacacactttcagatGTGGATTCACAGCcagatttacatttattgaaGAACTGTTATTATGGACTTCAACATATGTAATAATATCAATCCCAGTTGTATTCCCAGCACAGTTCCAGTGTTCCTGATTGTGTAGATCAGTTTGTGACGGCTGTACCTTCCtgcgctctctctctcggtcCAGACTCTCTCTCAACACCTGCAGCTCCGACACACCACCGCTCCAGTCCGCGTGGAGACGGGAATACCGCGGGAACAGCTGCTCCACGCCAGCCACGGACAGCCccgcactgacacacacacacacacagagagagagagagagagagacacacacacacacagagagagagagagacacacacacacacacacacacacacacacagagagagagagagacacagagagagagagagagagagagagagagagagagagagagagagagagacacacacacacagagagagagagagagacacacacacacagagagagagagagagacacacacacacacacacacacacacacagagagagagagagacacacacacacagagagagggagagagagacacacacacacacacagagagagaaagagagagacacacacacacacacacacacagagagagagagagagagacacacacacatacacacacacaagagagagagagacacacacacacagagagagagagagagagagagagagagagagagagagagacacacacacacacacacacagagagagagagacacacacacacagagagagggagagagagacacacacacacacacacacacacacacacagagagagagagacactgtgtgaatctgtgttcaagtgtaatgtattcctgtgatgctccgctgtattgtCAGCATGCAGATGGCTGTGTATCGCCgctgtgttggtgtgtgtttcaCCTGAGCAGGTGTGATGTGGCGTCACTTTCGTGTGAATTATCCAGGATGCGCTGCGATGCAGGGGTCAGGAAGTCTACAGGGTCAGAGGTGAAAGGTCAGATGAGCAGATCAAAACTCAATACTGTGaaacagatctgtgtgtgtgtctcaccgtgTCTGTCTGATGATGTCGGTGTGTTTCTCAGCATGGACTGTAAGTGTGTCCTTACATTCTCCATTTCCTCTATGTGCTTCCTgccgctctacacacacacacacacacacacacacacacacaatatgagaATCTGATTAAAATAGTATCTGACATAATGTGCTGAATACTGTCAGACTGAGATCAGCTCACCGTCAGCTGTGCAGAACTGCTCAGACTGTTCTGAAGATCCGCCTCTGACTCCACCCCCTCCACTCCTGAGCCAATTACATCACACGAGGAGGCGGAGTCCAGGCTGAGGTCCTGCAGCCCATGAGAGAGGAGAGGGGGCGTGGCTGCGGTGAGATCAGGAGAGGACAGAGCGAACGACACCTgcctgacacagagagagagagagagagagagagagagtgaaacaaTGTATTCCAAGAATCAATACGCAATTAGAAATAAAGGAAAAGACCAGGAAAGACCCAGAGTTCAGGGAAAGAGACACAACTTCACCCTTGCTATGACCAAACTACACATACCTTGGGCTGAAGATGAGTGCTACTCAAAAAATCTATCCAAATTGAAATACCAATTCGAATCTGGCTCAAAATATTCCAATCAGTCAATGAATTAATTCTATTATATGGCAGTGAAGTGTGGGGTCCTGAACCGAATCACCAATTAGAAAATGGGACAAAACTCTGATTGAAGCCCTGCGTGCTGAGTTCTGTAAGAGGAACACTACAGAATTAGGACAAGACCCTCTACTAATGCACATCAGAAACCAGCCATAACATTCTGGAAACACCTGAAAATGAGCGACCCCAACTCTTACcattaacagcctttaaaaacCATGAAGTGAACCCTGAAAAAGTCCCCTGATTCAGAAACTGAGAACGTGCCGTTGAATTACTGAGGAAAAACACATGGTAGGCTAGTGTCATGAGGTTCTTGCTTGGCCAAATTAATATAAGCTTCTCTGTGTCTTAAGACAAGTTAAGTTACAAGTTCAATAAAACCTTTTAATTGTATTTCTACGAGCAGAGGAGAATAGCCAAaccaaaaagaaacaaagaaaacacaATGTAACGTTCATAAACTACACATACTGGAATGAGCTTGTGAGCTCTTTACAGTGCCATCtagtgctcgtgtgtgtgtgtgtgtgtgtgtgtgtgtgtgtgtgcgtgtgcgtgtgtgtggctcaGCTGCGTGTACACGTTCATGAAttgcactgggccttgttcattagtagttgtgtgtgtgtgtgtgtgtgggcatgtttttgtatcatatcaggacacaactctgtataatgacatgggtatgacacaggtattacaaggagagggtgacttatgagcacataacccatgtccccatttttcaaaacacttataaatcatacagaatgagtttttttgagaaagtaaaaatgcacaaagtttcctgtgagggttagggttaggtgtagggttggtgaagggccatagaatatacagtttctacagaataaacaccattacacctatgggatgaacacactttacactaaaacaaacatgtgtgtgtgtgtgtgtgtgtgtgggggggacgtgaaatgctgaaaactttattaaaaatgaagTCTCAAAATCCGCTGAACCGAACAAGACCGACTCGAACTAGATGTCATTTAATACACGCGTGTCACCTGATCCACATATCCATGGATTCCTTTTCGCACGAGCAGTTTAAGATATAATAATGCAGAACAGAACATGTATAATCACAAACATGTCTGTATTTGTTCAAATCGCTGCACAATCTTTTAACCCTGAATCAAATTGAAAGGCACTTGTTTGTGGTTCGTAAGATACATGTATAAAGTCATGCAGTTCATAGATAGTTTTGCGTGCATCTAGTAATCCTTGAGTCTAATCTCATCCCATATAAACACACTGATGATCTCAGGATCTACCTGTCcgcgtgacctttgacctcctgCTGTCGGCTGTGCTGTAAAGAGCTATAGAGACGAGCGGTGACCTGACGAGATGATGAGAGCGCTGAGAGAGACGACGGCCAGGAACGGgtcagagagagaggaagaccaccaccaccaccatcatcatcatcagcagcagcagcagcagcagctcggTCCACTGACATCTtctcactacacacacacacacacacacacacacacacacacacattacaacatacagacacacacacacacacacacacacagaaacacacacaaaccacaacatacagacacacattaaaacatacagacagacagacacacacacacattacaacatacagacactcacacacattacaacatacagacacacacacacacacgcgcacagaaacacacacacacacacacagaaacacacaccgagagacacacagacacacacacacacacacacacacacacacacacacacagatgaatctcatcatttattcagatatatatacacattagtgctgtcaaatgattaatagcattcaatatatatatgtatatacacacacaagcatgcaatttttttgtatttctatattatattacacACTCAATTTATTAAGtaaacaaacttttgaatgtaatTCATCAagattaattgttttatatatatatatatatatatatatatatatatatatatagttgtttataatttttattaatgacatttttcacaTATAATAACACAAAAACCTGTACAAACTGAAacaatatttagttattttattgttaattcataTCGTTATGATTTTCACTAACGTAAACCCTCGGTTACCACGGCAACAGAAGCAGACAAACTGAAATGCCACTCTTATGCtgaaatgatataaaataataaaatctgacACCGAGTGATCGTCATGAGTGGAGCATTGTTTCTATAATCATATGAGGTTAGTATTCTGTTCATATAATCTTAACGGAATATAAGACTGTGACGTTACTTCTCCGTCAGAAGCGTGTCATGTTAATCTCGCGGACTGAGGACAGTTTCTCCGTGACTCTGAAGATCTTCTGTAGAGTTTAAAAGCTCTGTTTCTAGAGTTTAAAGAGAGTTTGAGGAGTTTGTTTACCTTCTGTGCGTCGCGCTGCTCACCCGCTTCAAATCGCGCCGTGACGGAAGCGGAAATACGTCATCGACCCGTGCAGAAAACATAACGTACTCAAATACAGAGATAAAATTActcatttcttttactgtctatgaaaaTTACAGGCAAACACACTTCATCTGAAACCAGTGAGGTGAAGAGGATGAAAGCTGTAATTCAGCTGATCTTTCACACCTTATGAATATGATTTGCCCATCATACGAAACAAATATAATTTACTGCATATAGAGACAATAATATTATTAACGctataaaatgcaaaaattctgaaatatgtgACTAAAACTCTTTTtacgaaagtaaaaaaaaaaaaaagttaagaccCTTTGAGCGCGAaagcaataaattatattaataaaataattatctgaaaaaaaaaaagtcaattgaaTGAGAGTGTAATATTTATTTGCTTGGTCTTGTCTTTATTTTCTGGATCTTTTCCTGCAGAGTCTGTTTAAAGCTATTCGAAACAGAAATAAAGTGAAACAACTATGCAGAAGATCAGCATCCCTTAGCCAATCAGAACCAAGATAATAAATTATTCTGAAATTAAACTGATTAGTTGTCCAGTGCAAAtgtttaaacattcttaaatcaagatatgaAGTCTTGACTCCTGAAATGACCCTCTGGAAGAGATTTGGTGTGGTTTTATGCAGAAACTCACCTTAGTTTCATCACTTCACAATTTCTgctcaactgtatttatttgatcagaaatatagtgaaatattattctaatgtaaacagctgttttctgtgtgaatctgtgttaaagtgtaatgtatttctgtgatgctccgctgtattttcagcatcattcctccagtcttcagtgtcacatgatcttcagaaatcagaataatatgattttttacattacagatgttttacattagaataatatttcactgtttttattcttctgtatttctgatcaaataaatgcagtcttggtgagctgaagagacttatttaaaaagtaacgaaaatcttactgatcccaaaagTTTTTAAATGCTAATTAAGATACAATTGAAACAATCAGTTGTTATTGTAAAAGGTTAATTATAAGAATTTGACATTAAAGACAACACAGACAGTTATTAAAGTGGTGCTAAGAATTGCTCCTTAATGAAAAAGACCCTGCTTTGAAATGAACTGTATttgaaaaaacatacaaatgaacAAGAATTGAACTAAACTGCAGACAATGTCTTTAATCATGTTCTCattccaaacacacacagtctctctctctctctctctcacacacacacacacacacacacacacacacagtctctctctctctctctctctctctcacacacacacacacacacacacagtctctctctctctctctctctctctctctctctctctctctctctctctctcacacacacacacacacacacagtctctctctctctctctctctctctctctctctctcacacacacacacacacacactgaatctgATGTAACCTGTTACTGAGGAATAAAACACTGAAGGAAACTGAAGGAATGTTACGGGATGATgtcctcacacacacagtctctctcacacacacacacacacacacacacagtccgtcTGAAGCACCGGCTGCTGCTGGTGTAAAGGGGAAAGTGTCCGTATGAATATTGTTTCCAGGTTTTCACAAAGCGATCTTGGTGTTCCTGAAGCTGGAGTTATCTCTGAAACACAAGAAGCAGACGAGGATCAGAGACGCTCCAGATCACTAAACATCATTTAAACCAGTTCTGCTCTGCTTCTGAATAAAGCGTGTGCTGAATGAGTAAAGGTAACTGTACTTGAGGCTGTCGTTGTGTGTCTTGTACTCCATGATGGTGTTCGGCGGCAGGTTGAGCACGCGCCGCAGTGTGTCTCGTATCCGTGACGTGGTCACCTGATCATTTGCCGTTTTATTCCAGATGGACAGAATATCCTCCTGCAGACACACACTggggtcagacacacacacacacacacacacagtgatgagGAT
This Carassius gibelio isolate Cgi1373 ecotype wild population from Czech Republic chromosome A23, carGib1.2-hapl.c, whole genome shotgun sequence DNA region includes the following protein-coding sequences:
- the cntrob gene encoding centrobin isoform X2; the encoded protein is MSVDRAAAAAAADDDDGGGGGLPLSLTRSWPSSLSALSSSRQVTARLYSSLQHSRQQEVKGHADRQVSFALSSPDLTAATPPLLSHGLQDLSLDSASSCDVIGSGVEGVESEADLQNSLSSSAQLTSGRKHIEEMENVRTHLQSMLRNTPTSSDRHDFLTPASQRILDNSHESDATSHLLSAGLSVAGVEQLFPRYSRLHADWSGGVSELQVLRESLDRERERRKVCEQQVASLHSKALQLQQQLTLAVSADRKKDIMIEQLDKTLVKVVEGWKKHDQEQNEEKKRLLEEKETAERAHNTHQQALSRVEQKLSQVEETLQQQQKHKQELQKTNKHLEQEACELRLRVEELQQEEQKLRRDADRLREQLHQLQTETHHTHTHTQQLQQQLTHATQQLHTHTEQLKQEVSAREETESRTRQIQEELEQIRRERDTLRVDRALDQTRFEAQKSQMEAEFRLSLEQQINERLTAVQEEHTTHNTHLRQQHRKQLLDLSARHERELAAQLDQFRTQLQEKDHKLQHLTHSYQHKLSEMQEELVSMAASKRKLEMQREELVSRLQGMMRSHWAEALRLLTNQEQMESFLSPVPQWEASKTSSSPPKSDTQASAPQAVVLHLSREREERGMRPEGRETREIGMRPEERETRERGMRPEERETRERGMRPEERETRERGMRPEERETRERGMRPEERETRERGMRPEERETSSHSESELLNCSTSFCPLEPVLEHTDMTALSDCSGLWVRPVFSENETMKERNEELKEAQTKQILNQCESSQIRVKQSHAPTDTQTNHSASAESGRNRGGASGVWYSSDSEKAPPIRDEAPPSRTRVSSLNEDRQSELQYYVSKLLERSPGDPLDEPIREHKHETERHMSDPRANLEQKPDQEVCVSRRVQSRRTVGRRGGSQRVWR
- the cntrob gene encoding centrobin isoform X1, which codes for MSNFISVFEYVMFSARVDDVFPLPSRRDLKRVSSATHRSEKMSVDRAAAAAAADDDDGGGGGLPLSLTRSWPSSLSALSSSRQVTARLYSSLQHSRQQEVKGHADRQVSFALSSPDLTAATPPLLSHGLQDLSLDSASSCDVIGSGVEGVESEADLQNSLSSSAQLTSGRKHIEEMENVRTHLQSMLRNTPTSSDRHDFLTPASQRILDNSHESDATSHLLSAGLSVAGVEQLFPRYSRLHADWSGGVSELQVLRESLDRERERRKVCEQQVASLHSKALQLQQQLTLAVSADRKKDIMIEQLDKTLVKVVEGWKKHDQEQNEEKKRLLEEKETAERAHNTHQQALSRVEQKLSQVEETLQQQQKHKQELQKTNKHLEQEACELRLRVEELQQEEQKLRRDADRLREQLHQLQTETHHTHTHTQQLQQQLTHATQQLHTHTEQLKQEVSAREETESRTRQIQEELEQIRRERDTLRVDRALDQTRFEAQKSQMEAEFRLSLEQQINERLTAVQEEHTTHNTHLRQQHRKQLLDLSARHERELAAQLDQFRTQLQEKDHKLQHLTHSYQHKLSEMQEELVSMAASKRKLEMQREELVSRLQGMMRSHWAEALRLLTNQEQMESFLSPVPQWEASKTSSSPPKSDTQASAPQAVVLHLSREREERGMRPEGRETREIGMRPEERETRERGMRPEERETRERGMRPEERETRERGMRPEERETRERGMRPEERETRERGMRPEERETSSHSESELLNCSTSFCPLEPVLEHTDMTALSDCSGLWVRPVFSENETMKERNEELKEAQTKQILNQCESSQIRVKQSHAPTDTQTNHSASAESGRNRGGASGVWYSSDSEKAPPIRDEAPPSRTRVSSLNEDRQSELQYYVSKLLERSPGDPLDEPIREHKHETERHMSDPRANLEQKPDQEVCVSRRVQSRRTVGRRGGSQRVWR